The region GGCGAAAAACCCAATATAATTTCCTTATTGGGCGTAAACTTTTGAGCCATCAACGCCAGCCATTTGTTGCTGGCAGGCTTACAATCAGCATCGGTAAATACTAAATTATCGTATTGGGCAGCTTTAATACCAATGGTTAAAGCAAACTTTTTACCGGTAGGATATTTTTCCTGCTCTTTTAATTGGCTTATTTTTAAATGGGGATAAACTTCCTGGTAATACTCTAATAATTTCTGGCTTTCGTCCCAACTACAATCGTTTACTACTATTACCTCAAAGCTCGGGTAATCTTGCTCTAAAACCGCTTTTAAATTTTTTTCTAAATTCTTGTATTCATTGCGTGCTGCAATAATAACTGAAACAGGTGCTTGCTCGTTAGCAAGCGTTTGATTAGGCTTATAAAAACTTAATTTAGCAAAATAAAAAAAGTAATAATACAAAAGCACCAGCAAGCTTACTGCCAGTACTCCTATAAAAATACTATTTAAAAAGTTAAATGATATATCCATGAGCCGCAAAAGTAATAGCTAAACAAGCCTAGTTAACCCCAAATTTTAAACAATGTGTTGATTGCTAACCCCACTTACACGTAAAAAATGACTGGTTCCATAAAAAAAGCTTGTTAAAGTATAACCATTAACAAGCTTTTTTATTAAAAACCGGAATACTTAGTACCCGAATATATCAGTTAAACTCACTTCTACTACTTTACCGTATTTAGCCAAGCTGTTTATATCTACTTTTTCCTTAGAAGCTACTACAGTATAAAAATAAGGTTTACCTATAAAGTAAGTTTGGTAAAATGTATTTAAATCAGCAAAATTAATCTTATCCATTTTTTCATAAACATCCTTACGCATATCGTAATTAATACCTAACTTTTGGTTACTTACATAGCTGAAAATAATACTTTCATCATTTACTCTTTCTGTTTCAATACCACTTTTTATAGACGTTTTAGCAGCAACCAAATTAGCTTCGGTATGTGGTAAACCATTTAACAGCTCATTCATGGCAGGAATGGCCTCATTTATTTTATCGGCTTGCGTACCCACATAAGCAATGGTATAATAAGGATCGGCTTTTTTATTAGGTGTTTGAAAATGGCTATAAGTTGAATAAGCCAAAGCTTTGCTTTCGCGTATGGTTTGAAAAACCAAGCTGCTCATACCGCCACCAAAATACTCGTTAAATAATTGTGAAGTTGGTACCAGACTTACATCAAAATTTTTGTTTGAATTATGCAACCAGGTAACCTCTGCTTGTACCATTTTATAATCAGTAAAAAACACAGTATTCTCATTGGTTTGGTTACGCGTAAACTTAACCGCTTCCGGATATGGTAATTGTTTAGCCGGTACTTTATGGAAAGCAGTCAAGGTTTTGTTTAAACCTGCAACAGAACGTGGGCCGAAGTAATAAATAGTATGCTTGTATTGGTTTATTTTTTTTATATAATTTTCTACCAAATCAGTTGCTTTTAATTGTTTTAACTCATCGGTTGAAAGAATATGCGTTGACGGATTTTTAGTGCCATACATAGCGTAGGCAGTTAAAGCTCTGCGAATAGCTGCTTTGTTTAATTTAGCATCAGCACGACCCTTTAATAAACGTTCAATATAATCGTTTAAAGCTTTTTCATCAGGCTTGGCATTAGACAATAAATTTTCAAATAACTGGACTGAAGCCTCAAAATTTTCATTCAATCCACTTAAGCTCACATATACCTGCTCATCGCTGGCAGAAACATTGAAATCGCAAGCCAGTTTAAAAAACTCTTTGCTTATTTCTTCACTGCTCATTTTATCGGTTCCCAAGTATTGCAATAAATTAAAGGCAACAGGTAATTTTAAATCGTTAAACCTGCCCATATCCAGTACATAATACAATTGAAACAACTCATTGTCTTTATTCTGAACATAATAAATAGGTGTTTTTTCTTTTGATTTAGTAATGGTTAAATCCTTTTTATAGTTAACAAAACGTGGTTTAATATTATCGTTTGGTGTTTCTTTAATGGCAGTAACAAATGCAGAAACATCGTCCCTGTTTAAATCAACGGGGGTAATAGCAGGTTTAGGTACTTTTACTATCGATTTATCCTCGCCTTTGTTTTTATTGATTACCACATAATCGTTGGTAAAATATTTATTGGCAAAAGCAACAATTTCAGCCTTGGTAATACTATTCAAATTATCAACCATTCTTACTGCATCTTCCCACTTACGACTTAAAGTAAAAGCATCAAGCATAGCATACGCACGGCCTTGGTTACTTTTTTGCTCTTCAATTTTCGATATTTTTAAATTAGCAATAATGGCTTTCAATATGTTTTCATCAAAATCGCCTTTTTTAATTATATCAATTTGCGCTAGTAACAACTGGCGTACTTCCTCTAACGACTGTCCTTGTTTTGGTTTACCAGTTAAAAACAAAATGCTGTAATCGTGGTTTACCCAAGGGCTTGAAGAGGCCGATAATACTTTTTGTTGTTTAATTAAATTCAAATCAATTAACCCTGCTTTTGAATTTGCCAAAATCATATCACACATAGTTAACAATAACTCTTCCTTCGTACCAGAGCCCGATAACCTGTACCCTATCATTAAATTCTCTGCATCAGGCCCATATAGGTTTACTATAGTGGGTTCATTATTCGTATTTTCAACTGGGCTGTTAAAAGCAGGTACTGCCTTTGTTTGCATGTAACTAAATTTTTCATCAATCATAGCTATCGCTGCATCAGGGTCTATATCTCCACTTAAAACAATAGCCATATTGTTAGGCACATAATAACTATTGAAATAATTCCTGATTTTAACCAACGAAGGATTTTTTAAATGCTCAACCGTACCTATAGTTGTTTGTGTACCGTAAGGATGTTTCTTAAATAAATTACCCAATAAGGCTTCGTATACTTTTCTGCCGTCATTATCTAAACTAATATTTTTTTCCTCATATACTGCCTCTAATTCCGTATGAAATAAACGCAAAACAGGCGCACGGAAACGTTCTGCTTCAATGGTAATCCATTTGCTCAATTGATTTTGAGGAATATCGTTTACATAAACTGTTTGCTCCAAACTGGTAAATGCATTGGTTCCTTGCGCACCAATGGTATTCATCATTTTATCGTACTCATTGGCAATAGCAAAAGTACTGGCCACACCACTTACCGAATCTATCTGGTGATAAATGTCTGTTCTGGTTTTTTCGTCAGTTGTTTTATTATAAACCTCGTACAAAGCATCTATTTTATCCAACTGCTTTTTTTCCTCTTCCCAGTTTTTAGTGCCATATTTATCCGTTCCCTTAAACAACATATGTTCTAAATAATGCGCTAATCCTGTATTGTCTGCCGGGTCGTTTTTACTACCCGCTTTGGTAGCTATAAAAGTTTGAATACGTGGCTCTTTTTTGTTTACACTGATCATTACCGTTAAGCCATTTTGCAGCTTATAGGTGCGTACTCCCAATGGGTCGTTGGCTACAGTGGTATAAGTATATTTTCCATTAGCCGAAGTTTTTTGTAAGGTTACGTATTGAGGTGAAGTGGTGGCTTGTTTTACATTATTATTGTTTTGAGCAATAGCCTGTAAACCTGCCAATAAAGAAAGTGCAAATACTATTTTTTTCATTATGCTGTAATACTGAATTTTGAATTGAGGCGCAAGTATATACTTAAACTCAATAAATGTCTCGTTTTTTTTACAAATGGAAGTCTATGCGTTTTGGCAAACAATCATACGGTCATTTCCGTTAATATCTTTCATTACCTTTACTTCCACAAAACCTTTACTGCGCAGCATTTCAGCCGTTTGTAATCCGTAATCCTGATGAATTTCAAAAAATAAATACCCCTGATTTTTCAAACACTTTTTTGCATAATCGGCAATGGCAATATAAAACTGTAGCGGGTTTTTATTGGTAACAAACAGGGCTTCATGTGGCTCAAACTGGGTAACATTATTTTCCATCCCTTCCTGCTCATCCAATAAAATATAAGGTGGATTACTCACTATTACATCAAACAGTTCATTGCTCAAAGCATCAGAGGGTTCCAGAATATCTTCCACACTAAATATAACATTCGTACCTAACTCAGCTGCATTTTTAGTGGCTAAAGCCAGTGCTTCCGTGCTTTTATCAATACCAGAAACTTTTAAATGAGGCAATGCCAGTTGTAAACTAATGGCAATGCAGCCACTACCGGTTCCTATATCTATTAATTTAAGTGGCCCTTGTGAATTATTATTTTGCAAAGTAGTAATTACCAGCTCCACCAATTCTTCCGTTTCGTTACGTGGAATTAAAACCTGAGGTGTTACTTTAAATTTATGGCCATAAAACCAAGCATAGCCTAATATATACTGAACTGGCTCCGCATTTAACAAACGCCCCAAAATAGCTTCTAAAATATTTTCCTCGCCTTCTGTTAAATACTTATTAAGCAGTTTAATTTGGTGCGGTTTAATCAATAACACCTCTTCAAAAACCCAGTTAGCTATACTTTGCGCTTCACCGGGCTCATATAGTTTTTGTAACTTTAAATAGTATTGATTATAATAATCTTGCAAAATCATAAAGCGCAAACTTACCTACATTTTATATAATTGACACCCTGTTTTTAATTTATTCCCAATACACAAAAAGGCACCTATCTTTCATTATTTAAACAAGTGGTTTAAAATTATTCATTTAATTTGCGCCACATTCATGAACCACCAACTTTATATGCAACGTTGTATTGAACTGGCCCAAAACGGAGCGGGTTCAGTATCGCCAAATCCTTTAGTAGGGTGTATAATAGTGCATAACAATATAGTGATAGGCGAAGGCTGGCACCAACAGTTTGGCCAGGCCCATGCTGAAGTAAATGCCATTGCAGCCGTACAAGATAAATCATTGCTGAACGAAGCTACTTTGTATGTAAACCTCGAACCGTGCAATCACTTTGGTAAAACACCTCCTTGCGCCGATTTGATTATACAACACCAAATTAAACAAGTGGTAGTAGGTATAGTTGACCCATTTGAAAAAGTAGCAGGCAATGGCATAAGCAAATTAGAGGCCGCAGGTATTCATGTTACAGTGGGGGTATTAGAAAAAGAATGCCGGTTTTTAAACAGGCGTTTTATCAAATTTGTTACCCAACATAAACCCTATGTTATATTAAAATGGGCACAAACCCACAACGGTTATATTGCTCCTGATGCCGGTAAATTAACTGCCGAGGAGTTTGAACAACAAAGACATATTACAGGCTTTACCATACAAAAACTGGTACATAAATGGCGTACCGAAGAAGACGCTATTATGGTTGGAACCAATACCGCACTATTGGATAATCCTGCTTTAAATGCAAGAGCATGGCATGGTAAAAACCCAATAAGGATTGTTATTGACAGAACTTTGCGTTTACCCGATAGCTTAAAACTATTTGATAAAAGCATACCAACTATTGTATTTACAGAGCAACAAAAAGAATCAGCTAAAAACTTAACTTTTGTACAGATAGATTTTTCTAAAAACTGGTTTGAGGATATATTGAATCACCTGTACCAAAATCAAATTCAAAGCTTAATTGTAGAAGGAGGAAGTCAGTTACTGAATACCATTATTGATGCTAACCTATGGGACGAAGCTATTCAGTTTATTTCGCCCAAAACTATAAACGATGGAGTTAAAGCACCATTTATAAATGGCATAAACTATCAATCCGATACCATTGATGGAGTAACCGCCAATTGGTTATTAGCCCCTCAAAATTAATTTCACATAACAGCACTTTTATAACGCTCAATGATTTTTTTACTACTCAGTATACTCGCATCAACCATTACCGTTAGTTTCTTTAAGATATTTGAAAAAGTGGGTGTTAACACACTACAAGCTATTATTTTTAATTACCTGACTTGTGCTATTCTCGGTAATTTAATTGACAGTGAACAAGCTGTTATAACAACCACATTTTATAGCGAGGAATGGTTTAAATACACGTTACTTTTAGGTTTTTTATTTATCAGTATATTTTTTGCCATTGGTCAAACAACCCAGAAAATGGGCGTTTCTGTCAGTATGGTTTCAGCCAAACTATCTGTAGTTATACCTATTGTGTTTGCACTGGTTATGTATAAGCAAAATCTGGTTCCCATTCAAATATTGGGTATTATACTTTCATTGCTTTCCATTTATTTTATCAGCAAAAAACAAAACGCCACCAGTACAAACCAAGGAACATGGTTACTACCATTTATTGTATTTATTGGCAGTGGTTTTATTGACACCATACTCAATTTTATACAAACCCATTTTATACCCGCCACCAGCGAATCACATATTATTACCATTACCTTTACAATGGCTTTTGTTATTGGTTTTATTTACCTCCTTAACCTCGTTATTTTTAGGCAGGAAAAAATTAAACTTAAAAATATTTTCTGGGGATTTCTGCTCGGCCTACCCAATTATTTCAGCATGCTTTTTTTAGTAAAAACATTGAGCTATTATGCTACTGAAAGTGCAAGCATATTCCCCATTAACAACATTGGTATTGTTGCAGCAAGTACCTTAGTAGCCGTTTTGTTTTTCAATGAAAAACTAAACAAACAAAACCTAATTGGTTTAGGTCTGGCTTTAATTGCTATTATTCTCATTTCATTCCATCAATACATTGGACTTATTTTTTAACGATACCTATTATACCATTGGTCAAACAACCCAAGGTGAGTTTAAAGACAAAGGCAGCAAATTTATTGGGCTGGCTTTTCATGTTAAAACTGAAGACGAAGCCAAACAAATTATCAAACAATTAAAAAAGGAACATTCACAAGCCAATCACCATTGCTGGGCATTAATTTTAGGTGCGCAGAAAGAGTTTCAAAAAAGTAGTGACGACCGTGAACCAGCCAATACAGCAGGCAAACCTATATTAAGAGCCATACTACAGAAAAATGTAACACAAACACTCGTAGTGGTGGTTCGCTATTTTGGAGGTAAATTATTGGGAGTACCCGGCCTTATCAATGCCTACCATGCAGCAGCTGCCGATGCATTAGTCAATGCCATTATTCTTGAAAAACAAATAATAGAACAATACCAATTAGAGGCAGATTATTTAATGCATAATGCCATCTATAAAGTTAGCAAACATTTTACAATAAAAATTTACCAAACAGATAACTTTAACCCAAACTTATTTACATTTGAGGTTAGAAAATCGAAAGCCGATGAAGTTATTAAGCAACTGAACGATGCAGGAATAACACAAATAAAATTTATCCAAATCCTATGAAAAAACTGTTTACTGCTATAACCTTATTGTCAGGCTTACTAATTCAGGCGCAACAAAACAATTGCAGCACCTATATTAAACAAAAAACGGCCACACTAAGCATACCCGAAACAGGAATCAACAATGCCATAGCAGCCAATAAAATGGCAACACCAATGGCCGATGTAGCCAAACAAATTTTACTCAATACCATACCCGAATTACAACTTGATAATGTAGATATAAAACTGCAACATACTTACCAGAGTTTAGTAGGTACCCATTACCAGTTTATACAAACCTATTTAAACAAAGAAGTATACCAGTCCAATATAAAAATAGCCCTTAATAGTCAAGGTCAAATAATCAATATACTAAATAGCCTATCCGATTTACGCAATATAAAAACCAACAATATCCAATCATTAACCAATAGTGAATTATGGATGTTTGATGGTAGTAAGTTGATAAACGCAAACAAAAAAACAGTTGGCAATACCGAACAAATTATTGACCAAAACAACAATATACTTTACCAGCAAATTAAAAGCTTAAACAAAGGCCCGGTAGATACAAACGTTACAGTAAAACTATTTAACCCTGATCCACTTTCAACAGCTAGAAGCCCTTACGTAGCACCCTACTTAAACTACAACAAAATAGATACCCCTTCGCTAAACAATGAGAGGAAAAATGTTTCACTGTCATTACAATACAGTGATAGCGGGCAATTTATTGCAGCAAACAAATACGTACTCATTAAAGATATTTTTGCCCCCTTTGTTGATCCGTTTAAACTAAACAATATTTCAAACTTAGCAGTTACCCGCAATACCGATATATTCAAACAGGAAATGGCTATGTACCACATTAGCCAATACCAAAACATCATTCAGAATGTAGGTATAACCAATTTACAAAATCAATTATGGGTAGATGCTTTAGGCGATTTAAGCGAAAACTCAAGATTTGAATTTACAGATACCAATCCATACATGATACTAGCCATTGGAGGTATTCCCGATTCAGAAGATGCCGATGTAATTACCCATGAATACACACACGCTATAGGTTATTACATATCACCAAACTCAAGCGATGGAGAAGAAAGAATAGGTATAGATGAAGGCAATGCAGATATTATGGCTGTTTTATATTCACTAAAATTAAGCGACTATAATTGGCGAAAAGTATTTAATTGGGATGGTAACGAAACATGGAACGGCAGGAACACTTTAAACACCAAAAACTATAAAACAGACTTTACATTACAACGCTACGCTTTAGGCGATATTTGGAGTGGGGCCGTTACTGATATAGCAGAGTCAATAGGTGTGGACAATACCATTAAATTATTGATAACATCAATGGCATCATACCAAAACAATATGACCATTCCACAGTTTGCTCAGATAGTTTTACAAAACGATAGTATTCTTTTCAATAAAGCACACTATACAACTCTTACCAATTCATTTATCCAACGCAGTATCCTTAATCCAACCTCAGTTGATAATATACAAGGTCAATTACCTATACAGTTTATAAATACATACGGATTTGCCAATAACAACGAACGCTTACAAATTAACTTACCCCTTATGCAAGCCTTTAATATTGATGTGATAAACTTGGAAGGAAAATCAATTTACCAATTAAACAATCAGCACCAAACAGCTGTATTAAACGCCTCTGATTTTAAATCAGGTTTATACTTTGTAAAAGTAAGCGTAGGCGATAAATTATTTGTTCAAAAAATTATAAAAAACTAAATCAACATACGTGACCAAAACAGTTTTAATTACAGGAATAACAAAAGGAATAGGCCGTGCCTTAGCAGAATTATTTGCAGAAAAAGGATTTAATATAGCAGGTTGTGCACGCAACGAAAAAGAACTGAACGCCTTTAAAGCAGAACTCTGGAATAAATACGAAAACCAACGATTCTTATTGGCCTCAGTTGATGTAAGCGATAAAATTGCAGTGCAAGCATTTGCCAGCGATGTATTAGAAGAGTTTGAAAATATAGATGTGTTAATTAACAATGCAGGAGTATTTATTCCGGGAAGCATACTCACAGAAGAGGATGGCATTTTTGAACAACAAATAAATACCAATTTAGCCAGTGCATACCATTTAACCCGCGAAATAGTACCGGGCATGAAAAACAGGAAAGAAGGTTATGTTTTTAATATTTGCAGCACAGCCAGCATTACAGCTTATACCAACGGAAGCAGCTATTGCATAAGTAAATATGCTATGTTGGGCATGACTAAAGTTTTGCGTGAAGAATTAAAAAACTATAACGTTAAAGTAAGTGCGGTAATGCCGGGAGCCACGTTAACAGATAGTTGGAGTAATACAGAATTACCTGCAGAACGTTTTATCAAAACTACAGATGTAGCCAATACCATTTGGAATATATACTCCCTATCAAACAACACCGTTGTAGAAGAAATAATAATAAGGCCTCAGTTAGGTGATATAGATTAATAAGAAAGTTTATCGGGTTATAACATAAACGATGGCTATAACCAATAAAATCAAAACAACCCGTATTAAACTTTTTATCAATAAGCTTACATAAGCCAACACCGCAAAAATAAGTGCGGCTATACCTATGTATAAAATTGATTTTTCGTAAGAAAGTCCTGTTTCATTTATCCATTTACCAAAAGGATAAGCTGGTTTTAAATGCTGGTATCTTACATGGTAATATTCTATAAAAGCCATGCCGCTAACTATAGGGGCTGCGAGCATTAACAAAATAGAAAATATCTTTACAACTAACGATTTTATCATTCCAATTTATCTTATAAAAATTTGCTTCACTTCATATAAAATGAAGTGAAGCAAATCTCAACATGTTTATACCAAGGCAGCTTCTACTTTAGTTATTAATTCGTCAGCCTGTTGATGGTTCTTAGCCAGTAAATTTTTTGCATCTGCAATTAATTTATCAGCAAAAGTTCTATCCTTTAATTCTTTGGCATTTACTAAAACATTAAAGTATGCTCCACGTACTGCGGTTTTTACACACAATACACCTACGCCTGCATCCGTAATAGAATTTTGATTTCCTTTTTCAATCATTGCTTTCAGTAAATCCAAAGTATCAAAAGCAGTTTGCATTACCTTCAAAGGAACTTCGCAAGCATATTTAGTGGCATTTTCTATAGCCAAAGTTCTGGCTGCTTTTTCTTCATCAGTAGCTTTAGGTAAACCAAAGGCTAACATAATTTCATTAAAAGCATTGGTATCTTCATCTACCGCTTTCAATAATTTATCCTTTATAACCTGTCCTTTATCAGCCCACTCACTAAAATAAGCAACTTGCTCCTCCCAACCACGCTTACCTGCTGATAAATTAGCAACCATAGTTCCTAACGAAGCACCTAAACTACCAACATATGCACTAATTGAACCACCTCCGGGAGCAGTACTTTCACTGGCAGTTTCATTGGCAAAACTACGTAAGTTCATCCCAATTAATTTTTCCTTACCGGCATCCCTTAATTTATATTCAATTATTTTATTGTTGACATCAAAAGGAACCAATTCATCTAATCCCAATGACTTAATAGCTATTTGAATTAACTCCTCTTCACTTACGCCAACCGAACGTTTTTGTTTGTTTAAATAATGTCTTCCGGCCGCTAACATAGCTTCCAAAGGAATTAAGCCTACCAGCTCCGAACCAGTTACACGCATGCCTCTTTTTTCAGCGCTTTTACAAACCTCATCAAATGCCTGGTGAACAGAAGTAATTTTATAATTAGTCAGGTTAATACTTATCTGCGCAATACCATATTCTTCAATATACCACCCTATTGCTTTACAAGCCTTCAAAGTTCCGGGTATTCTTACCTCATTACCCTCAGCATCCTTTACTATTTTACCCGTAATAGGATTTCCCTCACGTAAAACCCTACCCGCTTCCCTGATGTCAAAAGCTACAGAATTAGCCAAACGAACCGACTTTGTATTTAAATTTACGTTATAGGCTATTAAAAAATCGCGTGCACCAATAACTGTTCCACCGGCTCTTTCATTAAACTCAACAGGTCCAAAATCAGGTTTCCATTCTGCTTGTTTTATTTTCTTAAAAAAACCTTCGTATTCCCCTGCTCTAATAACTGAAAGATTATTTCTTTCTTTATTCGGTTGTGCGTACTCATATAAATAAACAGGAATATTCAATTCCTCTCCAACTCTTTTTCCTAGTTTTTGTGCAAACGCAGCCGTTTCTTCCATGGTAATCCCACTTACCGGAATTAATGGGCAAACATCAGTGGCTCCCATTCTTGGATGCTCCCCTTTATGTTTACTCATATCAATAACTTCAGCCGCTTTTTTTATTGCTAAATAAGCCGCTTCAATAACAGCATTTGGTTCCCCTACAAAAGTTACTACCGTTCTATTAGTAGCTTTTCCCGGGTCAACATCTAATAACTTAACACCTTCTACACTTTCTATTACATCAGTAATCTGCT is a window of Bacteroidota bacterium DNA encoding:
- a CDS encoding SDR family oxidoreductase, with product MTKTVLITGITKGIGRALAELFAEKGFNIAGCARNEKELNAFKAELWNKYENQRFLLASVDVSDKIAVQAFASDVLEEFENIDVLINNAGVFIPGSILTEEDGIFEQQINTNLASAYHLTREIVPGMKNRKEGYVFNICSTASITAYTNGSSYCISKYAMLGMTKVLREELKNYNVKVSAVMPGATLTDSWSNTELPAERFIKTTDVANTIWNIYSLSNNTVVEEIIIRPQLGDID
- a CDS encoding YigZ family protein, which produces MDLFFNDTYYTIGQTTQGEFKDKGSKFIGLAFHVKTEDEAKQIIKQLKKEHSQANHHCWALILGAQKEFQKSSDDREPANTAGKPILRAILQKNVTQTLVVVVRYFGGKLLGVPGLINAYHAAAADALVNAIILEKQIIEQYQLEADYLMHNAIYKVSKHFTIKIYQTDNFNPNLFTFEVRKSKADEVIKQLNDAGITQIKFIQIL
- the ribD gene encoding bifunctional diaminohydroxyphosphoribosylaminopyrimidine deaminase/5-amino-6-(5-phosphoribosylamino)uracil reductase RibD; the protein is MNHQLYMQRCIELAQNGAGSVSPNPLVGCIIVHNNIVIGEGWHQQFGQAHAEVNAIAAVQDKSLLNEATLYVNLEPCNHFGKTPPCADLIIQHQIKQVVVGIVDPFEKVAGNGISKLEAAGIHVTVGVLEKECRFLNRRFIKFVTQHKPYVILKWAQTHNGYIAPDAGKLTAEEFEQQRHITGFTIQKLVHKWRTEEDAIMVGTNTALLDNPALNARAWHGKNPIRIVIDRTLRLPDSLKLFDKSIPTIVFTEQQKESAKNLTFVQIDFSKNWFEDILNHLYQNQIQSLIVEGGSQLLNTIIDANLWDEAIQFISPKTINDGVKAPFINGINYQSDTIDGVTANWLLAPQN
- a CDS encoding insulinase family protein, with translation MKKIVFALSLLAGLQAIAQNNNNVKQATTSPQYVTLQKTSANGKYTYTTVANDPLGVRTYKLQNGLTVMISVNKKEPRIQTFIATKAGSKNDPADNTGLAHYLEHMLFKGTDKYGTKNWEEEKKQLDKIDALYEVYNKTTDEKTRTDIYHQIDSVSGVASTFAIANEYDKMMNTIGAQGTNAFTSLEQTVYVNDIPQNQLSKWITIEAERFRAPVLRLFHTELEAVYEEKNISLDNDGRKVYEALLGNLFKKHPYGTQTTIGTVEHLKNPSLVKIRNYFNSYYVPNNMAIVLSGDIDPDAAIAMIDEKFSYMQTKAVPAFNSPVENTNNEPTIVNLYGPDAENLMIGYRLSGSGTKEELLLTMCDMILANSKAGLIDLNLIKQQKVLSASSSPWVNHDYSILFLTGKPKQGQSLEEVRQLLLAQIDIIKKGDFDENILKAIIANLKISKIEEQKSNQGRAYAMLDAFTLSRKWEDAVRMVDNLNSITKAEIVAFANKYFTNDYVVINKNKGEDKSIVKVPKPAITPVDLNRDDVSAFVTAIKETPNDNIKPRFVNYKKDLTITKSKEKTPIYYVQNKDNELFQLYYVLDMGRFNDLKLPVAFNLLQYLGTDKMSSEEISKEFFKLACDFNVSASDEQVYVSLSGLNENFEASVQLFENLLSNAKPDEKALNDYIERLLKGRADAKLNKAAIRRALTAYAMYGTKNPSTHILSTDELKQLKATDLVENYIKKINQYKHTIYYFGPRSVAGLNKTLTAFHKVPAKQLPYPEAVKFTRNQTNENTVFFTDYKMVQAEVTWLHNSNKNFDVSLVPTSQLFNEYFGGGMSSLVFQTIRESKALAYSTYSHFQTPNKKADPYYTIAYVGTQADKINEAIPAMNELLNGLPHTEANLVAAKTSIKSGIETERVNDESIIFSYVSNQKLGINYDMRKDVYEKMDKINFADLNTFYQTYFIGKPYFYTVVASKEKVDINSLAKYGKVVEVSLTDIFGY
- a CDS encoding T9SS type A sorting domain-containing protein; this encodes MKKLFTAITLLSGLLIQAQQNNCSTYIKQKTATLSIPETGINNAIAANKMATPMADVAKQILLNTIPELQLDNVDIKLQHTYQSLVGTHYQFIQTYLNKEVYQSNIKIALNSQGQIINILNSLSDLRNIKTNNIQSLTNSELWMFDGSKLINANKKTVGNTEQIIDQNNNILYQQIKSLNKGPVDTNVTVKLFNPDPLSTARSPYVAPYLNYNKIDTPSLNNERKNVSLSLQYSDSGQFIAANKYVLIKDIFAPFVDPFKLNNISNLAVTRNTDIFKQEMAMYHISQYQNIIQNVGITNLQNQLWVDALGDLSENSRFEFTDTNPYMILAIGGIPDSEDADVITHEYTHAIGYYISPNSSDGEERIGIDEGNADIMAVLYSLKLSDYNWRKVFNWDGNETWNGRNTLNTKNYKTDFTLQRYALGDIWSGAVTDIAESIGVDNTIKLLITSMASYQNNMTIPQFAQIVLQNDSILFNKAHYTTLTNSFIQRSILNPTSVDNIQGQLPIQFINTYGFANNNERLQINLPLMQAFNIDVINLEGKSIYQLNNQHQTAVLNASDFKSGLYFVKVSVGDKLFVQKIIKN
- a CDS encoding EamA family transporter, which translates into the protein MIFLLLSILASTITVSFFKIFEKVGVNTLQAIIFNYLTCAILGNLIDSEQAVITTTFYSEEWFKYTLLLGFLFISIFFAIGQTTQKMGVSVSMVSAKLSVVIPIVFALVMYKQNLVPIQILGIILSLLSIYFISKKQNATSTNQGTWLLPFIVFIGSGFIDTILNFIQTHFIPATSESHIITITFTMAFVIGFIYLLNLVIFRQEKIKLKNIFWGFLLGLPNYFSMLFLVKTLSYYATESASIFPINNIGIVAASTLVAVLFFNEKLNKQNLIGLGLALIAIILISFHQYIGLIF
- the ftcD gene encoding glutamate formimidoyltransferase, with the protein product MTKLIECVPNFSEGNDLQVIKQITDVIESVEGVKLLDVDPGKATNRTVVTFVGEPNAVIEAAYLAIKKAAEVIDMSKHKGEHPRMGATDVCPLIPVSGITMEETAAFAQKLGKRVGEELNIPVYLYEYAQPNKERNNLSVIRAGEYEGFFKKIKQAEWKPDFGPVEFNERAGGTVIGARDFLIAYNVNLNTKSVRLANSVAFDIREAGRVLREGNPITGKIVKDAEGNEVRIPGTLKACKAIGWYIEEYGIAQISINLTNYKITSVHQAFDEVCKSAEKRGMRVTGSELVGLIPLEAMLAAGRHYLNKQKRSVGVSEEELIQIAIKSLGLDELVPFDVNNKIIEYKLRDAGKEKLIGMNLRSFANETASESTAPGGGSISAYVGSLGASLGTMVANLSAGKRGWEEQVAYFSEWADKGQVIKDKLLKAVDEDTNAFNEIMLAFGLPKATDEEKAARTLAIENATKYACEVPLKVMQTAFDTLDLLKAMIEKGNQNSITDAGVGVLCVKTAVRGAYFNVLVNAKELKDRTFADKLIADAKNLLAKNHQQADELITKVEAALV
- the prmC gene encoding peptide chain release factor N(5)-glutamine methyltransferase, translating into MILQDYYNQYYLKLQKLYEPGEAQSIANWVFEEVLLIKPHQIKLLNKYLTEGEENILEAILGRLLNAEPVQYILGYAWFYGHKFKVTPQVLIPRNETEELVELVITTLQNNNSQGPLKLIDIGTGSGCIAISLQLALPHLKVSGIDKSTEALALATKNAAELGTNVIFSVEDILEPSDALSNELFDVIVSNPPYILLDEQEGMENNVTQFEPHEALFVTNKNPLQFYIAIADYAKKCLKNQGYLFFEIHQDYGLQTAEMLRSKGFVEVKVMKDINGNDRMIVCQNA